The DNA window aacctcaaccataaggAACCAAACTAAACACacaacttttggcatttttaattttcacaaagttttATATAATTGGGTTTCCCATTGTGGGGACTGAAGGTTGTCCCCACAATTTCAgaatgacaggtttttatcacattatggggacatttggtccccacaatgtataTGCAAATgcccgcccacacacacacacacacacacacacacaaacctagATATTTTGGTAAAAGGCTCATCATTTGATTCTTACAAAATCAAACAACTAATCCAATTACCATCCAGTCCTCCTGAATAGAACATTTATTGCTATAGAGTTACAAGTcttcagctagattaagatatGCTCTagtacaatttaaaaaaaaaacagtagcaGATATTATGTAGGAATATATAAACACATTGCACAATTCTCATGGATGCACTCATACAACAAATTACACCCAGCAATTGTTGCTTGTGCTGCTGAGTGGATGTGCGGCCTCACGCTAGGGttcgggttcaaatcccactggCCCTGTGCAgcttgcatattctccctgtgctgcacaggtccccccccctccccccccacaagcCTAAAACACACAGTCAGGCTAACGGGCGTCTCTAAATTACCCATAGTGCATGAGTACGCGTGTGTAAGTGCCCAGTGATGGATTCGCatcctgcctggggggggggcgtatcCAACCCATATGCCCAATGCTGCCCTggaccctgaccaggaaaatAGTTTTGGAGATGGATGGGTGGCTAGATTTCCTGCAGTATCCCTGATCCATTCCTTTTATTCATCTACAAAGGTTTTGTAGGGTGCATCGTACCTGAGACGTACAAACGAATATTTTCTGTCCATGTCAAGTTTGAATCTTAAAAGGATGCAAAAGGGAAGGAAAACAGTCACAGTACCGGTCTGTGGTTTATGGTCTAGAAAACTGTTTTGTTTGAATATTATCAGATTACATGCGTTACATACACATGTATTTTCAAACTGCATACAAATTATACGAATGTGCCAAAGTAGGGATGTTTTAAAATAAGACATAGTTGATGCACCTATAAATATATAGTCATAAGAAATGGGTGTTTTTCCTTTTTACCGATATCTGACAACTTCCTTAGTGACTAACAGAGAACTCAAACAACTACATTAATCATTTTACAAAATTTCTTATCCGTCTATGGCAAGAATTGTGAACATCTGGTGTTCTCATTAGCAAAGATCTTATTAGCAAGTCTAACCAGAGATACAGACGATTTTGGAGGACAACCAGATCTGATCGCAGAATTGTAACGGAATACAGATCAGAAGCGCTTAAGTCTTAAAGCTTTTAAAACTGCTGTAATTTGTATTAGCAAATCTGACACACAATGCAAAGTAGTGCTTTTGGACAAATAATTCAACTGCATTTATTTCTAACTAGCACTTTCACTACCTGATATTTGACAAACTTGGAAAAATGCCCTGTGCTAAATGCCATAATCATGGTCACATGTTTAATATACATAGATGAGTTAAAACGATTAAGGCTGTTTATAGCAGACAATATTAAATCATATCCCATTTTGTTACAAAATAATAGTCATATGACATGTGCAGTCACATGCTATGAGGGTAATTAATGATTCTCAGAACAGACTTTACACATTAGTCATTACACAGTTGTCATAAAGAGTCTCTTTGGTCCATTAATGATTGATGTGTTGTTAACAACTGCTGATTGGTGCAGCCTTCAACGAGCCTTTGGCACTACGCGATTGGTCAGCTCTCTATGACTGCTGTGAGTTTGTGCATCACTCTAAACCAGTGTCTGCCAATCCGGTCCTAGgagacccacagtcggtccctgtttttgctccctctgagctccctgccggacagtctacatttttgctccctcccagcagggagcaaaaacgtggattgtctgtgggtcccagGGACCGAATCGGGAAACACTTGCTCTAAACGGCCCAGAGAGAAAAAGATGCTTTAATAGTGGTGCTGGGATAGACAGCTGGCTTTTGAAAAGTGTGGACATGCCCGGTTGAGTGTTTTAAATATTGCCGcagttaaaatataaatattatgatTATTCATAGTAATGATGCCACGGATATCAGTACCAGTCCAGATGAAGGGATCGCAATGTTAGTGGCAAGGTACTAGTGCTGCTGAAGGACCAGCGGTGACACAGAGACCCCCGGTTAGGTCAGCAGCTGTCGGATCTCGCGGTGGACGTGGCACAGGAAGTCCATGTAGGAAACTCCATGTAGACCCTTGTCCTCCACCAGGTACTGACGGAACAGCATGTCTGACTTTTCCTTGTGCTTCACTATCAGGAGCTGAGAAGATTGAAAAGCAGgacttgtgtgtgtctgttgggGGCATGTGTGGTACAGATACATACgtgtctgtcagtctgctgTACCTTCATGGCctgcgccctctgctggctgatGCGTTCCATGACAGTCCGCAGCTTCTTAGAGAGAGGATTGTCTAGCTCAGGTATTGAAGTCTGGGAAACACAAGGAACAACAAAAGAACGATATCATCACGATTTATATTTCACTCATTTAACGCTGAATTTCTAGCCTAATGTATTAATACGAAAAAGTTTTGAATCTTAATAGGCagaaaaagattttaaaatattatttataatttctCATCTCAATGTCATTTATGGTATGTTTCAATCTGATGATGTTGCATGAGGATGCTAAGCATTCCCTAACAGCCAGGGGGCACTATCTCACCATCTCCGGGCTGACATGCGCAAAGGACGGCACGTTGAAAACGCCTTGGATGAACTCCGGGGGGCAGCTCTGGCCCAGCCACAGGAACATCCGCCGGCCGTCCTCTAGCAGGAAGGCCCCGCTGTCAGAGAGGCGCTCCTCTGAGCAgcggacagcagggggcagtgtgtcgCTCACCACGTCCATGCAGTGCTGCAAGGACAGGGAGGCAGGGGGTGACACGAGGACACCTGCAGGGGCCAGCTTGTCACATCTCCCGGATAAACCGATGCAGCTTAAAGACTCCCTGAAGCTCAGAGGAACGTCGACTCACCACAGGTATGAGCCGGGGGTAGAAAAGGGCCTGCGTCTCCTCCACGCCCATGCCCGTCACCGTGATCCTGTGCAGGGCCCTGTCATCAGTGGACAGTTCCGGACTGGTCACAAGGGCGGCGCTCTTCATCAAGCTATTCATGTACAAGGGGAGTACCTTCATGGCATCCGGGAGGATCAGCTGGAAGGTGGGCAAAGCAGCGAGATTAACAGTAAGCAGTGGTTAACCGAAAGCCACTAGACAATTTCAGAGTTTTAACCTGTGAGTCATGGGTTTGGGGAAAAGCATGCTTACTGGTAAAGTGCAAGCAAACCATTTCTAATTCCTCAGCAAGTGACCAAAAAGCCTTAATCACCTATAAAATTACCCCTAACATGCATGTTTATACCTAGCttatattatttttctgcatttACCCTAAACTCATGTCCTGCATCGGCTGGGACAGGCTTCCGGCTTTTCACAACCCTGAGCCAGATAAGAATGTTTGGATGATTGTCATTAAGTGTCAGTGGTCAAATTTTCTTCTGCGTTACGGATAATTTCCACTTCAAGCTCCCTCTGTTCTCAAGACGGAGGACGGAAGAACTGTGTTCTAATTTCTTATCTGTTTTTCTGTCTTGGATATCTCCTCAGAAGACTTTCAGCTCTGTTTATGATCATGTAATCCAAACTCTCTAAAGGACCGGCATAACGAGCCATtaaagatataaaaaaaaacaatttataaaGGAATACACAATAATGTCTCAGCAAGCTGTAAGAGCCCTAGTGGATTACAAGATATCAACAATATTAAACCACAAAGGACATCAAAGAGGCAAATACTCATGTGACAGAGAGGCCTCAGTACTCTATATGGAAACAGACACTTTCCCTATTGCAGTACACTGGTTCCTGTCATGCCTCTTCTATTTAAATGGTAAATACTGCTCTATGCATCTTCTAGCAGCGAGTACCTTGAGCTGATCAATTTCAAAggtgattttttaaatgaatttgaggTGAAAATGCATTGTACGTATGACAGAAAGGCAGTTCGTCAGCCCAGATGAGAGGTGGCATTGTGGTCGGCTGAGGCCGACTGTTCCATGCCcaacctgcagggggcagcccCGTCACCCAGCATGCAAACTACACTGACCTGGCTGACTGCAGAAGGACTGGCGCAGTGTTTCCTGTAGCACGCCAGCATGTGGGATGTCTGGTTGACCAGGATCTCACGCACTGCCTTCAGCGGCTGGTTCACCATGGCGCGGTACGCTAGGAGAGCAAGGAGAGCCTCAGTTACCATACCTCAGTTCATTTTTCCCACTGGGTTCCAGTCATGTCAGCCCATTAGGGACTAAACTACGTTTCTCTGCCACAGTTACGCGACCcactacagcaggggtgcccaacttcagtcctggggggccggagccctgtgtagcttagttcttaaccctgttccaccacaaatgattcagctcaagagctgcgtggtaattagcacaaggagttgaatcaggtgtgttaaacgaggggaaacccaataGTGTGCAGggttccggccccccaggactggagtttgataGCCGAGGATCAGAATTGAGAAACCACCATTCACCAGatgattttatccaaagtgacatacaactGGAGTTTAAGTGCCTTACTCAAGGAACCAACAATAAAACCATTCCACATGCCACaggattcaaactggcaaccttctgatcacaggtacagcatactagcccgctgagccacagcAAATTCAACAAGTATCACAGCACAGCGATTACCCGACTTGGCGAAGAAGTTGACGAGGGTGTCCGTCTCGCAGCTCTTGAAGAGCTCGGCCAGCTGGGAGGAGCAGCTGAGCCCCAGGTTGTGGATTCGCAGCCGCCTCTGCCCCCCCACGGATGTGTACAGCAGCGCGCACTACAGCAAGACAGAGAAATCGTTCTTTTCCGGCAGCTAAAACGTGCAGAACTGGCCCGGCGATAGCGAGGGCCGGCGGGGAGCGACACCCCCCCACCTGAATCAAGGCCCCCGTGTCCTCGCTCAGCTTGTCGTCGTGCTTGAACTCCACGGTGACGGCCTTGTGGCAGTCCACACCTGCCATCTCCACGTCGGTGGTGTTGTTCATGTGGATGGCGCCGTAGAAGTCTGTGGCTCTGAAGCCTACGCCACATAAAGAGAAGAAGCAaaagctcagtgggttaggacttgGTGTATacaatcagaaggttgttggttcaaatcccagtatCAGCAGACTGATGTCACCATGGGGCCTCAGGgaaaagcccttaacccccaattaaacacataaaaaaGGACTAAATAGAAAAATTTGTTTGAGGGCAAAGTGTGTGCTCAGCATGCTAAGCCTCAGTGCCtttgatcggaaggttgctggtttgagcctcaGCACAATAATCACATCTGTGGGCCCTTCAGCAGGACCCTTAACCCCCTTCACTGAcaagcttgctctcacttacatgtgtgtcatggagcgcaagatggggtaggtgaaGGGAACTTCCCCATGAGGGATCAGTAAAGCGTCATTACTATATTAAATACTATACTCTACTGAATAACCAAAATGCTATTTACCTTTGGAAGACAATAAAATAGGTATAATGTGTAAAATTTCTGAAATATACAGTCTCCccaaattttaaaaagaaaaataattttgtgATTTACATGTTAAAGTGACTTTTGTAACATTAGTGATGTAACTGAGAACTCAACAGGCTGCATCTGCAGCAGCtggtcgggggggtggctggacACAAAATCCTGAACATTTGTATCGTGGTTTCAGGCTCAGTTTCAGAGCCGTTACAGCATTATCGCttaaaagcatctgctgaataaaGAGTGCTTCTTCTGCTTGAAGTGGAAGCGTCTTATTAACATCCTCAGCAGGATAAAAACTAAAACATCTAAGATGTGTAAAAGCATCTTCTAATTCTCCCTTATCTGTAAATGTCACTACATGGCATGAAAGGCTCATTACCTGTGCTGGTACGGACTCGCATGATGGCGTCGAACCCGACTGGCTTCTCCACATCTCTTCTGAGATCCCTGAGGAAATGTTCCCCGTCAATGTCCACCTACAGCAGAGACTCAAATTTTAGACTTTTCTGCAATAGTCTTGCTTGAAATAGACACTGGAGTGTAGCGACTAATGACACATTGTAGCAGTGCAGCACTTAGTGACACATTGTAACAGTTAATGGCTCATTGTAGCAGTGTAGCAGCTAATGACAGTGTAGCACCTAATGACGCATTGTAGCAGTGTAGCAGCTAATGACACACTGTAGCAGTGTAGCAGCTAATGACACACTGTAGCAGTGTAGCAGCTAATGACACATTGTAGCAACATAGCAGCTAATGACATACTGTAGCAGTGTAGCACCTAATGACACACTGTAGCAGCGTAGCACCTAATGACACACTGTAGCAGTGTAGCAGCTAATGACACATTGTAGCAACATAGCAGCTACAGTATGCATGTAGCACACAGACAGTGTAATGCCCAGCGGCACACCTCAGCACCTGAAAGTTGTTGTACTTGTAGACGGAGCCTCCAGTGTGCATAGATACGCTGCCCACAGTGGCCACGTCCACATACTGGCTGGGGAAGAGGAAGAGGTCCACGCAGCAGCCGCTGGTGACGCAGTCCTTGCACAGCTGCTCGTAGATGCCCTTCTGGGGCTGGAAGAGAGTCTGCTCGGCGAGCACAAAGGTAAACAGGCCGTGAACCTCGAGTCGCACGGGGCCTCTGGCCAGACTCTACACATGGCCAAACCCAGCATCATTTAACCATTAACTACGTGTCACCAGTGCTAAGGGCCGCTTAGCGCTTATCAGGGCGGCTAATGATCGAGACGGGGGgtaaacaaacagacagacagggattCCTCCCAATCAGAACTGTAAGTCCTTCAAAATACCATTATAAATAACATATAGGTCATTTAAATAATAGAGATGCAGGGGTgcagtaggggcacggataccctggcagaaCTTTGGAGGGGctcttgaatatgtaaaattatatgtagcatggggctgggggggcaagATGACATTTAGTCAGGGGGCCCATAATTTCTAGTTAAGCCTCTGGGTAGCTGCTTTGTGACGTCAAGAACAGACACACTTCAGTTAACTTAACTAACATAACTAATGTTAAAGTTTAAGTTAGTGTCAGAGGGAGAACAAATTTGATAGCCAGACCTAGGAATTTCAGGGGGGGGTGACAATTAAAGTTGTTAATTAGGATAACGGGGCTGTTGACTGGTGATTCAGGTTGCTAACACCATGCTGTAAGCTTTCCCCCACAGCAGCAGGCGTCATCCTCGCTGAGGGCGCGTACCTTCTCCTTCTCTGTGTTGAACAGCTTCCTGTCGTCGCGGTTCTTCAGTTTCCCAGGAGCCTCGCCGGTCGGCATCGAGGAGTGGAAAACGAAGAGCTTGCCGCTGCACTCCGCTGCCTGCGGGACGGGGAGACCTTGCCGTCACGGAGACGTCGGAAGGCCGCTACCACGCGGTGGGCTGCTGGACAAGATGGCCGACTTACCCTCAGAGCCTCGATGCCCGCCTGGATGACGGGGGCAAAGACCGTCTCGCTTTCGCCGGTGTCAGCAAACATGTCTGGAATCTGGTCTAACAGACTGGGAACACGGGGAGATGCAGAACATGAAAAGGAGCGGAGATAAATCCTGCCTTGCTTACATGCCggcattttataaaatataacCTTACTGAAAGCTTCAGACATCCattattgtcatttttgtcaTCTGCATAAATAAAAGAATGAAACGCCATTTCCCCAGACTGAACAGCGCCGTAAtcaacagacaaacaaacagacaaacagacaaatAACACAGTAAACAATAATCACAATGCTGGTCAAATATcacaataacataaaaaatataaaatatgtagCAGCCAATAATGTAGTAACTTAAACTGTTATTACGTTTTTGATTTTGAAATTTTGTTACATTATTGGTAAGTTGTAACATTATTGACATTTATTTCAttaaggaaaaaataataagcTACTAGCAGTTATTAGATTATTGACAGTTATTACATAATTGGCTgctacaaaatataaaataacaaaaatatataaagacGCCATTTCTGTTTCAGTAGGACATGTAGAGGGTTGGCCTTTGCGGTTCGACATACCTATTGATGACAGATCGCGACTCCTGGAAGTTGACGAGGAAGCCGTCAAGCAGGGGCAAGAACATCTCAGCCACGTCTGACACCACCATCATCTGGGGCTGGGCCAGGGTGCTCTTCACGTTGTAGAAGTGGAGGATTTTGTTGTAGGTCACGAAGCCCACCTTGACTGCTGAGCTCTCGGCGCCCTCCTCCCTGgccgagacacacacacacacacacacacacacacacacacacacacacacacacagacacacacaccttaaTATCCTTCTTACTCCGAGTTTATCTTAAGAGCCAAAACGATCATTTCACCTCAATGTTCTTCATAGTCCTTAGCAACATCTCACAACTTTCTCCTCAAGTACTCATGCAAGGAAACAAACGTTTTTTGACATCCAAGAACAAGTGTCCATTCAGCAGCACAGTAATCAATGTTCATGAATCTGAGTAATACAAAGTCATCATCTCACCAGACATTTAGAATACCCATATTCTCCACTACAAGGACTGAAACGATACATGCATGCAAAAATACTGTATCAGTCTGGTGAATAAGACATCACTCTTTAAAGGTACCAGAGCTAACCCACACACCTATGAAGATGAGATAAACAATAATACGGATATTGTTCTTTGCCAGAAGAGGAGCACTAGGAGAAGGCTTGCCAATACGCCCTGGTTTTGAGTCTTTCTGATTTTGATGACAAAACTGTTTAAGTAATAGTCACTAATAGCACATGGCAAGTATAATGATAACTATGCCAACAACAGACAGATATTATGATAGAATTTGTGCAAAAATAGTGCATTAACTGTTAATTATACAAGAAAACAAGTGTTTTGGCTATATCATAATACTTACAATATTCAAATTGATGGCGATATTAATGTTCATGATCgcaatataatattttattgatatgTTGCCCGGTCCTAACTAAGCGTATCTGAGTACTGAGTATTTGAGTATTCAGTATTGTCAGAGATTTGAGTACTGACAATGAAAGTATCCAGTATTCTCAGAGGTAGAGAATGAATCCTAAGCTCACCTTGGAAGTCTCTCCAGCAGCCCCTTCAGCCCATTACACAGCAGTCGGACCAGGCCACTCTTGATGTTGGAGTAGGACACGTCGATCATAAAGATGAACGCAGGTGGATTTGGGGGCTTCTTGTCCTGAGCGAGAGAAGCATCAGTTAGCACCCCAGAGGCATTCATGTTTATAGCAACATCCATCATGCCTCTCGTagtcatttatgaggcactTAATAGCAATGGGAATTGAAACTGGTGAGAGACCACATACACTGGTAGCCAGAGATACCGTAAAAATGACCTGTAAAGTTAATTTACTGGATATGTTCAGGGTCACAATCACATACATAA is part of the Paramormyrops kingsleyae isolate MSU_618 chromosome 25, PKINGS_0.4, whole genome shotgun sequence genome and encodes:
- the LOC111853158 gene encoding protein transport protein Sec24D-like → MNQQGYVAGFSQAPPGVAGYSNAYGASHPQTQYVHFGVPPQGAAPTPAMFKTPASPGSGMALPPGTGQFMTNGLHNGTSEQRFPPHTSVPSPSAYPLPAGPRLAAAPASTQQLTSQMGGMQISGYGQGALQATQPPMSSVALQTMSSPPLGQVQPLQAPPTCPPPMGMGPAMGTMGTVPPMGMPGSFPGPPPPSSGTLQQLPGSCGPQELLHQQGGYGDQPAGSLPGFPGAFPPGAAQMAGPPQKKLDPDSIPSTTQVIEDDQAKRGGQIYTTNLRGQVPPLVTTDFVVQDQGNASPRVMRSTVYSFPCTADLAKQCQVPLAVTIKPLALTPNNETPLYTVDHGEAGPIRCNRCKAYMCPYMHFIDGGRRYQCGFCSCVNEVPTFYFQHLDHVGRRVDAYQRPELSLGSYEFIATPEYCKDKKPPNPPAFIFMIDVSYSNIKSGLVRLLCNGLKGLLERLPREEGAESSAVKVGFVTYNKILHFYNVKSTLAQPQMMVVSDVAEMFLPLLDGFLVNFQESRSVINSLLDQIPDMFADTGESETVFAPVIQAGIEALRAAECSGKLFVFHSSMPTGEAPGKLKNRDDRKLFNTEKEKTLFQPQKGIYEQLCKDCVTSGCCVDLFLFPSQYVDVATVGSVSMHTGGSVYKYNNFQVDIDGEHFLRDLRRDVEKPVGFDAIMRVRTSTGFRATDFYGAIHMNNTTDVEMAGVDCHKAVTVEFKHDDKLSEDTGALIQCALLYTSVGGQRRLRIHNLGLSCSSQLAELFKSCETDTLVNFFAKSAYRAMVNQPLKAVREILVNQTSHMLACYRKHCASPSAVSQLILPDAMKVLPLYMNSLMKSAALVTSPELSTDDRALHRITVTGMGVEETQALFYPRLIPVHCMDVVSDTLPPAVRCSEERLSDSGAFLLEDGRRMFLWLGQSCPPEFIQGVFNVPSFAHVSPEMTSIPELDNPLSKKLRTVMERISQQRAQAMKLLIVKHKEKSDMLFRQYLVEDKGLHGVSYMDFLCHVHREIRQLLT